The stretch of DNA ctcctgctggcattcgcagacacgcgcgagctgcagctcctgcacttcgcgctcttcctgggcatctacctggctgccctcctgggcaacggcctcatcctcagcgcCGTAGCCTgccaccaccgcctccacacccccatgtacttcttcctgctcaacctcgccctcctcgacctgggctgcatctccaccactctgcccaaagccatggccaatgccctctgggacaccagggccatctcctatcaaggatgtgctgcacaggtctttctctttgtcttcttGATGTCAGCAGAGTATTCCCTTCTCTCtgtcatggcctatgaccgctacgttgccatctgcaagcccctgcactacgggagcctcgtgggcagcagagcttgtgcccagatggcagcagctgcctggggcagtggctttctcactgctgtcctgcacacggccaacacattttccctgcccctctgccaaggcaatgctgtggaccagttcttctgtgaaatcccccacatcctcaagctctcctgctcagatgcctacctcagggAAGTTGGGACACTTGTGTTTACTGTTTCTTTAgtctttggttgttttgttttcattgtgctgtcctatgtgcagatcttcagggcagtgctgaggatgccctctgagcagggccggcacaaagccttttccacgtgcctccctcacctggctgtggtTTCCCTGTTTGTCAGCACTGCCAtatttgcctacctgaagcccgCTTCCATCTCTTCCCTATCTCTGGACTTGGTGGTGTCACTTTTGTACTCAGTGGtacctccagcagtgaaccccctcatttacagcatgaggaaccaggagctcaaaGTTGCAGTGAGGAAGATGATTCTATATGTGCTTCTTAAGCATCAATGTTGTTAATATTATCGTGATTTGTATCatatcattttcatatttagtAGTATTATCATATTGTAATCATTAATAATAATCCTCTGAAGACTACCATTGTATCTGAGAAATGGACATGacagatttttatattatttttcttttttatttttaaaataatttttaatattgatttaaattatttagtaatttatttactttgaatACATCTTCTAATCAACCAATTGAACTAGGCTTCCTCTGTAGGTATAGTCAATTAAGAAAAGAGCATAACTTCACTGGTCTCAGCTGCCatctcttcccatctcctctggagctgggggagcagctgcagcactcaGGAGGGGCTTAGGGCCAAGAGCCAAGCTGACacatgcaggagcagccctggtggccctcggggctgcccctcactgcctgctgggctctgcctctctgctgcctttgggtcggggctgctgcttccctggagccaTGGCCATGACCAGCAGCAGGACGTGGCCTTTTCCCTGCTACTCTCTTTTGGTCTCCACATTGTTCTCTTGTGCTCTTGTACGTGGGTTAGCCATCAGATCTCATGCACCTTGGTGACTGTCCTGATGTCCCTAGAGTGGCATCTCCTCCACATCTCTGTACACCTCTTCTAAAGCTGGTGTCAGAAATACACCCAAGGAGctcctccctgagcagccctCTTGTTTTTCTGGGCTTCAGGATGGATCAGATTCCCATAGTGATCGCTGAAGGACAAAGGGCTGGACTGGGATCTGACTTCTTGGTAGCATATGGCCCAGCAAACAGTAATAACTGGCCTTGACTGGCCTGGGAGTGTCCACTGGTGCTGGGTTTGATGGCAAATGGCAACCTGGAGAGGAATGtggagctgctctgtggctgggcCAGGCCTCTTGTGCTGgcctggggagcggggctggcccTGCAGGGCACAGGCACTGTGTGCTGGGGATCTCCCAGGAAGagagcagggctcctgcagcttcaCGGACCTCCACCtcctgagctggggctggccccagcgcaggggctgctggggaggccCAAAGCCACCTTTGTGCCAGAAGCTGCAGTGCCTttgaggggctggggctgtggtggccatgcccagagccctgcagcagcctgcggTGGGCACTGCCCTGGGGCCAgaccagcctgggctgctgggctgggctgggctgggctggggagagggcagggaggtggggagaggtgggcaggggctgggctgggctgggcagtgcCCGGCAGAGGGCAACAGTAGCGTCAGGGAGCGGTGGCAGCATGCAGGGgagggctcccagcagggcttggtgctgcagagccagggctgtgcaaagggagcccagagctgcaggggcaggggagaggaggccGAGGGCCAgggaggatgctgcaggggcagggagctcagcatggcccttgcagccccctgcctctgcccttgGGCTCGGCCCCGGCcttggctctgctggcaggagcgCTCTTGGCATGCACTTCCTGGCCTCCCCTGGcctgcacacagctgctgcccagtcCGGCTGCTGCCACAAACGTGtcctcaccagcagcaccaccccttgggctgcttctgctggcctcccccaccccactgcctTGATTCCTTGTCTCTGCTGGGCCCTACCTTCCACACCCGAATGCATCCCT from Aythya fuligula isolate bAytFul2 chromosome W, bAytFul2.pri, whole genome shotgun sequence encodes:
- the LOC116501300 gene encoding olfactory receptor 14C36-like, with translation MSNSSSITEFLLLAFADTRELQLLHFALFLGIYLAALLGNGLILSAVACHHRLHTPMYFFLLNLALLDLGCISTTLPKAMANALWDTRAISYQGCAAQVFLFVFLMSAEYSLLSVMAYDRYVAICKPLHYGSLVGSRACAQMAAAAWGSGFLTAVLHTANTFSLPLCQGNAVDQFFCEIPHILKLSCSDAYLREVGTLVFTVSLVFGCFVFIVLSYVQIFRAVLRMPSEQGRHKAFSTCLPHLAVVSLFVSTAIFAYLKPASISSLSLDLVVSLLYSVVPPAVNPLIYSMRNQELKVAVRKMILYVLLKHQCC